A single genomic interval of Nostoc commune NIES-4072 harbors:
- a CDS encoding site-2 protease family protein: MQTNWKIGSLFGIPLFLDPLWFVILGLATLNFGVAYQEWGPVIAWSAGIVMALLLFGSVLLHELGHSLVARSQGIKVNSITLFLFGGIAAIEEESKTPFKAFQVAIAGPLVSIGLFLLLRVGAIVIHDTSPLSVMIGDLARINLVVALFNLIPGLPLDGGQVLKAALWQITGNRFQAVHWAARAGQILGYSAIALGFVVDFVTRELVLGLWIALLGWFAVRNANSYDNVTTLQESLLKVVAADAMTRDFRVVDADQTLRSFADSYLLETNPSQIYFAASDGRYRGLVSIDDFRLTQRSEWETQTLHSIVHPLTEIPTVAEATTIAEVINKLENEQLPRITVLSPAGAVAGVIDRGDIVKALAQKLNLRLTDAEIKRIKEEGSYSPGLQLGAIAKSITTN; the protein is encoded by the coding sequence ATGCAAACAAATTGGAAAATTGGGTCTTTATTTGGAATTCCCCTGTTTTTAGACCCGTTATGGTTTGTGATTTTAGGGTTGGCGACTCTTAACTTTGGGGTAGCTTATCAGGAATGGGGGCCTGTTATAGCTTGGAGTGCTGGAATAGTTATGGCACTGTTGCTATTTGGTTCGGTGTTGCTACATGAATTGGGTCACAGCTTAGTAGCCCGATCGCAAGGCATTAAAGTTAATTCAATCACCCTATTTCTGTTTGGCGGGATTGCTGCTATTGAAGAAGAATCTAAAACTCCTTTCAAAGCCTTTCAAGTAGCGATCGCTGGGCCTTTGGTGAGTATCGGACTATTTTTACTACTTCGGGTGGGAGCTATTGTGATACACGATACTAGTCCCCTCAGTGTAATGATCGGAGATTTGGCGAGAATTAACTTGGTAGTGGCGCTATTTAACCTGATTCCCGGCTTACCTCTAGATGGAGGGCAAGTGTTAAAAGCAGCACTATGGCAAATAACAGGTAATCGTTTTCAAGCCGTACACTGGGCTGCAAGGGCTGGGCAAATTTTGGGTTACAGCGCGATCGCATTAGGGTTTGTTGTAGATTTTGTGACTAGAGAATTAGTCCTTGGTTTATGGATTGCGCTGTTAGGTTGGTTTGCTGTCCGCAACGCTAACAGCTATGACAACGTAACGACATTGCAAGAAAGCCTACTCAAAGTCGTGGCGGCTGATGCGATGACTCGTGACTTTCGGGTTGTCGATGCTGATCAGACATTGCGATCGTTTGCCGATTCATACCTGTTAGAAACCAATCCCTCACAGATTTATTTTGCTGCTTCTGATGGACGTTACCGGGGTTTAGTTTCCATTGACGATTTTCGTTTAACCCAAAGGAGTGAATGGGAAACCCAAACCTTACACAGCATTGTGCATCCCTTGACAGAAATACCCACTGTTGCTGAAGCAACAACGATAGCTGAGGTAATTAACAAGCTAGAAAATGAGCAGTTACCTCGAATTACTGTCCTGTCTCCGGCTGGTGCTGTCGCTGGTGTAATTGACCGGGGAGATATTGTGAAAGCATTGGCACAAAAGTTAAATTTGCGGCTCACAGACGCTGAAATTAAGCGGATCAAAGAAGAAGGTAGCTATTCGCCTGGGTTGCAACTGGGAGCAATAGCGAAGTCTATTACAACAAATTAA
- a CDS encoding nSTAND1 domain-containing NTPase, which translates to MSKHQFNRNFAIIIGINDYVNGIRELETAVPDAHKLAQIIQKQHQNLKQQYQAQNKYEVQLLLNKRVTFSKLKQLIEDFKQGQIPFDNEKVAITESDRVLFYFAGHGIALEALENQEGPVGYLIPQDATLGDSSTYLPMQELHDALNALPCRHLLAILDCCFAGAFRWASLKREILPKVTVYKERYDRFISDAAWQVITSAADDQKALDSLGMRGEVKEGNEVHSPFAKALFDALRGTDKKADSNDDGIVTATELYSYLRDQVEVVTEKNYKRQTPSLCPLRKHDKGEFIFLLPNFDRDKLEDAPPLNLENNPYRGLQSYDEKDSKLFFGRENLIKQLYQQVVDNKQTLTVVLGASGTGKSSLMKAGLLPCLRDSQEHKFQILDPMRPGESPLQALAQAWGAIATTITVAELAKSEQALANIIERWSQTNPQIKLLLAVDQFEELITLCKSDEQREQFQKLIENAIAKYPDKIHVVITLRLDFEGQFQNSILKDFWNDDTRFVVPPMTQDEFREAIEKPASEKVVYFDPPSLVDELINEVVQMPGALPLLSFTLSELYLKYLKERRDNRALKKEDYEELGRVVGSLTKRANQEYDQLVAKDPAYEKTVRRVMLRMISLQGGELARRQVPKSELIYSDKKESDRVQTVIKRFSEARLIVEGSNSQGKPYVEPAHDALVQGWDKLLKWKKEEEEDIILQRRLTPAAEEWKSVASKEQPSGLQAKAETVIDRLDRCFYVVENLSSKFSKKIITWLFQGLQQRQHQQEGLREKPIQFLWNSNPYLDVLNWQLQSHDNWFNKLETEFVQQSVLQKRRNISWQWRIAIAIILSLSGLTLWALFSQRSAKIGETSASRETAEAKLPQQGLDALVYSLRAGRSLQYPLLQLFSPGEQLQNQVTGTLQEAVYSVRERIRMEEAKGTVRSFLSPDNRLLASAGNDDTIRLWDLKGHLVKKWSAEQGLVTNLTFNPDGQLIATAGRNDTVRLWNLQGHLVKELSADQSFVKSISFSSNGQLLATGGANDTVRLWDLQGNPIGQPFTRKLVPQQQEEKLVWGVAFSPNDQIIASAGDDGLISLWNLQGQLLREWQGNQKDISSIKFSPDGQRLATAGEDKTVRLWDLQGQPLAEPFTGHQGRIWDVVFSHDGQQLASAAGDGTMRVWDLKGKQLDEFQGHQGPVRSVSISKDDKLIVSAGDDGTIRVWNLKDEQVQFRQHQYPVRSVSFSRDGKEIASAGDDGTVRLWNLQAQQLGQPFQGHRGKVLSVSFSPDGQQIASAGEDGTVRLWNLQTQKLVQFQIYQGKVRSISFSPDGKQIASAGDDGTVRLWNLQGQSNPQAFLGHRGKVNSVSFSPDGRHIVSAGDDATVRLWNLQGQQLGSFQGHLGPVYATAFSLDGKQIASAGDDGTIRLWNLQGEPIKQPFQVSGIKLKAVAFSPDGKMIAVSGDKGTVQLWNLQGEKFAAWIGHRNFEVESVSFSPDGKLLATAGDDGIAGLWHIQSFDDLIQGACDRLSDYLQNNPNVESDRHLCNNLPSTPANSDK; encoded by the coding sequence ATGTCTAAACATCAATTCAACCGTAATTTTGCGATTATTATTGGTATAAATGACTATGTAAATGGTATTAGAGAGTTAGAAACAGCAGTTCCTGATGCTCACAAACTTGCTCAAATTATCCAAAAGCAACATCAGAATCTCAAACAGCAATATCAAGCACAAAATAAATATGAAGTCCAGTTGCTATTGAATAAACGTGTTACCTTTAGCAAACTCAAACAACTGATTGAAGACTTCAAACAAGGACAAATACCTTTTGACAACGAAAAAGTGGCAATTACCGAGAGCGATCGCGTCCTCTTCTATTTTGCTGGACATGGTATCGCCTTAGAGGCTTTAGAAAATCAAGAGGGGCCAGTAGGTTATTTGATTCCCCAAGATGCCACATTAGGAGATAGTAGTACCTACTTGCCGATGCAGGAGTTACATGATGCCCTGAATGCACTCCCTTGTCGGCATCTGTTAGCAATTTTAGATTGCTGTTTTGCAGGCGCTTTTCGTTGGGCAAGTCTCAAGCGAGAGATTCTGCCCAAAGTCACAGTCTATAAAGAACGCTACGATCGCTTTATCAGCGATGCAGCTTGGCAAGTAATTACTTCCGCAGCAGACGATCAAAAAGCTTTGGATTCTTTGGGTATGCGGGGGGAAGTAAAAGAAGGTAACGAGGTTCACTCTCCCTTTGCGAAAGCTCTTTTTGATGCCCTACGCGGAACTGACAAAAAAGCTGACTCGAATGATGATGGCATCGTTACGGCAACTGAACTGTACTCATATTTGCGAGATCAGGTTGAAGTTGTCACAGAAAAGAATTACAAGCGGCAAACTCCAAGTCTGTGTCCCTTGAGAAAACATGACAAAGGGGAATTTATCTTCCTACTACCTAATTTTGACCGAGATAAATTGGAGGATGCACCACCACTTAATTTAGAAAATAATCCTTATCGAGGATTGCAATCTTATGACGAAAAAGACAGTAAGTTGTTTTTTGGTAGAGAAAACTTAATCAAACAGCTTTATCAGCAAGTCGTTGACAATAAACAAACGTTGACAGTGGTACTAGGCGCTTCTGGAACAGGTAAATCCAGCTTAATGAAAGCCGGGTTATTACCGTGTCTGCGTGATTCCCAGGAGCATAAGTTTCAGATTTTAGATCCCATGCGTCCAGGGGAAAGTCCATTGCAGGCTTTAGCACAGGCGTGGGGAGCAATTGCAACTACAATTACTGTTGCAGAATTAGCAAAATCCGAGCAAGCTTTAGCAAACATCATTGAACGTTGGAGCCAGACTAATCCTCAGATTAAGCTATTGCTAGCAGTCGATCAGTTTGAAGAGTTGATAACTCTGTGTAAGAGTGACGAACAACGAGAGCAATTTCAGAAATTGATCGAGAATGCGATCGCTAAATATCCCGACAAAATCCATGTAGTTATCACCTTGCGACTCGACTTTGAGGGTCAGTTTCAAAACTCCATACTCAAAGACTTTTGGAATGATGATACCCGATTTGTCGTCCCACCAATGACCCAAGATGAATTTCGGGAAGCAATTGAGAAACCAGCGTCTGAAAAAGTGGTATATTTCGACCCTCCCAGCTTGGTGGATGAACTGATCAACGAAGTCGTACAAATGCCAGGTGCTTTACCCTTGCTTTCTTTTACCCTCAGCGAATTGTACCTGAAATATTTAAAGGAACGAAGGGACAACCGCGCCTTAAAAAAGGAAGATTACGAGGAGTTGGGAAGAGTTGTTGGTTCTTTGACCAAACGTGCTAACCAAGAATACGATCAACTAGTTGCAAAAGATCCCGCTTATGAAAAGACAGTGCGGCGGGTAATGCTGCGGATGATTTCATTGCAGGGTGGTGAGTTAGCAAGGCGACAGGTTCCCAAGTCTGAACTAATTTACTCTGACAAGAAAGAAAGCGATCGCGTGCAAACAGTCATCAAACGTTTTTCTGAAGCCCGTTTAATTGTTGAAGGTTCTAATTCTCAAGGTAAACCCTATGTAGAGCCAGCCCATGATGCTTTAGTACAGGGATGGGATAAATTACTCAAGTGGAAAAAAGAAGAGGAAGAAGACATAATTTTACAACGGCGGCTGACACCGGCTGCCGAAGAGTGGAAAAGTGTCGCTAGCAAGGAACAGCCATCAGGTTTGCAAGCCAAAGCTGAAACTGTAATTGATCGGTTAGATCGCTGCTTTTACGTTGTTGAAAACTTATCTAGCAAATTTAGTAAAAAAATCATAACTTGGCTTTTTCAAGGATTGCAGCAAAGACAGCATCAACAAGAGGGTTTAAGAGAGAAACCTATACAGTTTCTTTGGAATAGTAATCCTTATCTTGATGTATTGAATTGGCAACTCCAGTCTCATGACAATTGGTTTAATAAGTTAGAAACAGAATTTGTCCAACAAAGTGTTTTACAGAAACGCCGGAACATTAGTTGGCAATGGCGGATTGCGATCGCAATCATTCTTAGTTTAAGCGGGTTAACTCTTTGGGCGCTGTTTAGTCAAAGAAGTGCAAAGATTGGTGAAACCAGTGCTTCTAGAGAAACGGCAGAAGCAAAGCTACCGCAGCAAGGGTTAGATGCGTTAGTTTATAGCTTACGAGCAGGAAGGTCACTGCAATACCCACTGTTGCAATTATTTAGTCCAGGTGAACAGCTACAAAATCAAGTGACAGGAACGCTGCAAGAAGCAGTTTATTCAGTCCGAGAACGCATTCGCATGGAAGAGGCTAAAGGCACAGTTAGAAGCTTTCTTAGTCCAGATAATCGGCTTCTGGCTAGTGCTGGAAATGACGACACTATCCGCCTGTGGGATTTAAAAGGTCATCTTGTAAAAAAATGGTCAGCAGAGCAAGGCTTGGTCACTAATCTTACTTTTAATCCAGATGGCCAACTAATAGCTACTGCCGGTCGCAATGATACCGTCCGCCTGTGGAACTTACAAGGTCATCTTGTAAAAGAATTGTCAGCAGATCAAAGCTTTGTCAAAAGTATCAGTTTTAGCTCAAATGGTCAGCTTTTAGCTACCGGAGGAGCAAACGATACTGTCCGCTTGTGGGACTTACAAGGCAATCCTATTGGGCAACCCTTTACAAGAAAACTTGTACCTCAACAACAAGAAGAAAAGCTGGTTTGGGGCGTAGCGTTCAGCCCGAACGATCAAATCATCGCTAGCGCTGGCGATGACGGTCTTATTAGCTTGTGGAACTTGCAGGGTCAGCTGTTGAGAGAATGGCAAGGGAATCAAAAGGATATCAGCAGCATCAAATTTAGCCCGGATGGTCAGCGACTAGCAACAGCAGGAGAAGATAAGACTGTTCGCCTGTGGGATTTGCAAGGTCAGCCATTGGCAGAGCCATTTACAGGGCATCAAGGGAGGATATGGGATGTGGTATTCAGCCATGATGGTCAGCAACTAGCTAGCGCTGCTGGAGATGGGACAATGCGTGTGTGGGACTTAAAAGGCAAGCAGTTAGATGAATTTCAAGGGCATCAAGGGCCAGTCAGAAGCGTCAGTATCAGCAAAGATGACAAGCTAATAGTTAGTGCTGGCGATGATGGGACTATACGTGTGTGGAACTTAAAAGACGAACAGGTACAATTCAGACAGCATCAATACCCAGTCCGCAGCGTCAGTTTTAGTCGTGATGGTAAAGAAATAGCCAGCGCCGGAGATGATGGTACTGTCCGCTTGTGGAACTTGCAAGCCCAACAGTTAGGACAGCCATTTCAAGGTCATCGAGGCAAAGTCCTCAGCGTCAGTTTTAGTCCTGATGGTCAGCAAATAGCCAGCGCCGGAGAAGATGGTACTGTCCGCTTGTGGAACTTGCAAACTCAAAAGTTAGTACAATTTCAAATTTATCAAGGCAAAGTCCGTAGTATCAGTTTTAGTCCAGACGGTAAGCAAATAGCCAGTGCTGGAGATGATGGTACTGTCCGCTTGTGGAACTTGCAAGGACAATCAAATCCTCAAGCGTTTTTAGGTCATCGAGGCAAAGTCAACAGCGTCAGTTTTAGTCCAGATGGGCGGCACATAGTCAGCGCCGGAGATGATGCGACTGTACGGTTGTGGAACTTACAAGGTCAACAGTTGGGGTCATTCCAAGGTCATCTAGGCCCTGTTTATGCTACAGCATTCAGTCTTGATGGTAAGCAAATAGCCAGCGCCGGAGATGATGGCACTATCCGCTTATGGAACTTGCAAGGTGAACCAATTAAGCAGCCATTCCAGGTATCTGGCATCAAACTAAAAGCAGTGGCGTTTAGCCCCGATGGCAAGATGATTGCCGTTAGCGGAGACAAAGGTACAGTACAGTTGTGGAATTTACAAGGTGAAAAGTTTGCAGCTTGGATAGGGCATCGAAACTTTGAAGTTGAGAGTGTTAGTTTTAGCCCCGATGGCAAGTTACTAGCTACCGCAGGCGATGATGGGATCGCTGGACTGTGGCACATTCAATCATTCGATGATCTGATACAAGGGGCTTGCGATCGCCTTAGTGACTATTTGCAGAATAACCCTAATGTGGAGAGCGATCGCCATCTCTGTAATAATTTACCATCAACCCCTGCAAATTCAGACAAGTAA
- a CDS encoding nSTAND1 domain-containing NTPase, with the protein MSKHKFNRNFAIIIGINDYINGIRELETAVPDAHKLAQIIQKQHQNLKQQYQAQNKYEVQLLLNKRVTFSKLKQLIEDFKQGQIPFDNEKVAITESDRVLFYFAGHGIALEALENQEGPVGYLIPQDATLGDSSTYLPMQELHDALNALPCRHLLAILDCCFAGAFRWASLKREILPKVTVYKERYDRFISDAAWQVITSAADDQKALDSLGQRGKVQDGNEVNSPFAKALFDALRGDTEESADLNKDGIITATELYSYLRDQVEILTENHYKRQTPGLCPLRKHDKGEFIFLLPNFDRDKLEDAPPLIPENNPYRGLESYDEKDSNLFFGRENLIKQLYQHVVSKQQALTVVLGASGTGKSSLMKAGLLPRLRHSQEHQFQILQVMRPGETPLEALAQVCSSIATGITAEELAKDEYALATIVENRCKADPKTQLLLPIDQFEELITLCKSDEEREQFLRLIKNAVAKFSKYIDVIATLRLDFEAQFQNSVLKDFWNDARFVVPPMTQDELREAIEKPASEKVVYFEPPSLVDELINEVVQMPGALPLLSFTLSQLYLKYLEERRDNRALKKEDYEKLGRVVGSLTKRANQEYERLVAEDIAYKNTVRRVMLRMISLEGGELARRQVPKSELVYPEQEESDRVQTVIKRFSEARLIIEGSNPQGEPYVEPAHDALVQGWDKLLTWKKEEEENLILQRRLTPAAEEWNNIKEQEKQPNSLVKTWEKAESLAIGKIQTWRRNWQRRKQEETNISRGSSVKSIAYLWDDDPRIDQLNQVLDADDRTNRVQRLHNAEEDHQSQYLKAVAFSPDGKYIAAVKSTEIMLWDINGNKLNFQQQEIPSDGIQNISFCSVVFSHDSKSIYTGECQGDGNFPMPSYKVEVWRTEEKNKSLIQEEPEQNFISQQGQQFLSLAASADGMIASGSTDGTIHLSHSPAEVSPILRGHTDWVNSIAFSPKQKQLVSASNDGTIRLWDLSDYFSSAKVKYEVDYIWDNVHAVAFNPNNNEFAIARKNSVMVFNKEGNHVEHTFDHLETVNSIAYSPDGKTIVSGADDKTLRLWDLEGNKPPIVFQGHEDKVTSVAFSPDGKKIVSGSKDNTLRLWNLQGNQQQVFQGHQENTDEFGNKGGVNSVAFSPDGKTIVSGADDKTLRLWDLEGNKPPIVFRGHEDKVTSVAFSPDSKKIVSGSADKTLRFWDLKGRLVSPQVIKGHTEVIRSVAFSPDGKMIISAGADNMLKFWNLDGSPAFVPFEDSEATGRYLSAFAISPDSKTILSSMGGTQYFSSSLRMIQNKDNWEKWLELACNRLHNHPVLLNPQTDAEKGAKATCEANVWNRK; encoded by the coding sequence ATGTCTAAGCATAAGTTCAACCGGAATTTTGCGATTATTATCGGTATAAATGACTATATAAATGGTATTAGAGAGTTAGAAACAGCAGTTCCTGATGCTCACAAACTTGCTCAAATTATCCAAAAGCAACATCAGAATCTCAAACAGCAATATCAAGCACAAAATAAATATGAAGTCCAGTTGCTATTGAATAAACGTGTTACCTTTAGCAAACTCAAACAACTGATTGAAGACTTCAAACAAGGACAAATACCTTTTGACAACGAAAAAGTGGCAATTACCGAGAGCGATCGCGTCCTCTTCTATTTTGCTGGACATGGTATCGCCTTAGAGGCTCTAGAAAATCAAGAGGGGCCAGTAGGTTATTTGATTCCCCAAGATGCCACATTAGGAGATAGTAGTACCTACTTGCCGATGCAGGAGTTACATGATGCCCTGAATGCACTCCCTTGTCGGCATCTGTTAGCAATTTTAGATTGCTGTTTTGCAGGCGCTTTTCGTTGGGCAAGTCTCAAGCGAGAGATTCTGCCCAAAGTCACAGTCTATAAAGAACGCTACGATCGCTTTATCAGTGATGCAGCATGGCAAGTAATTACTTCTGCTGCTGATGACCAAAAAGCCCTGGATTCCCTTGGACAGCGCGGAAAAGTACAGGATGGAAACGAGGTTAACTCTCCCTTTGCCAAAGCTCTTTTTGATGCGCTACGTGGGGATACAGAAGAAAGTGCCGACCTGAATAAAGATGGTATCATCACAGCAACCGAACTTTACTCATATCTCAGGGATCAAGTAGAAATTCTCACAGAAAATCATTACAAAAGACAAACTCCAGGTTTGTGTCCCTTGAGAAAACATGATAAAGGGGAATTCATCTTCTTGTTACCTAATTTTGACCGAGATAAATTAGAAGATGCTCCACCACTAATTCCAGAAAATAATCCTTATCGAGGATTGGAATCTTATGACGAAAAAGATAGCAACTTGTTTTTTGGTAGAGAAAATCTCATCAAACAACTTTATCAGCATGTCGTTTCCAAACAGCAAGCTTTGACAGTAGTACTGGGTGCTTCTGGAACAGGAAAATCTAGCTTAATGAAAGCTGGTTTGTTACCGCGCTTGCGTCATTCCCAAGAGCATCAATTTCAGATTTTACAAGTTATGCGACCAGGGGAAACTCCTTTGGAAGCACTAGCACAAGTGTGTTCATCAATTGCAACTGGAATCACTGCTGAAGAGCTAGCAAAAGATGAATACGCCTTAGCAACTATTGTTGAAAACAGGTGTAAGGCTGATCCCAAAACTCAATTATTACTGCCAATTGACCAGTTTGAAGAGTTGATAACCTTATGTAAGAGTGACGAGGAACGAGAGCAATTTCTGAGACTGATCAAAAATGCGGTCGCCAAATTTTCCAAATATATCGATGTAATTGCCACCCTGCGACTCGATTTTGAAGCCCAGTTTCAAAATTCTGTACTCAAAGACTTTTGGAATGATGCTCGGTTTGTTGTACCACCAATGACTCAGGATGAGTTGCGAGAAGCAATTGAGAAACCTGCATCAGAGAAAGTTGTGTACTTCGAGCCTCCCAGCTTGGTGGATGAATTAATTAACGAAGTCGTACAAATGCCAGGTGCTTTACCCTTGCTTTCCTTCACCCTCAGTCAATTGTACCTGAAATATTTGGAGGAGCGAAGGGACAACCGCGCCTTAAAAAAGGAAGATTACGAAAAGTTGGGAAGAGTAGTTGGTTCTTTGACCAAACGCGCTAATCAAGAATACGAGCGGCTAGTTGCAGAAGACATTGCTTATAAAAATACAGTGCGTCGGGTAATGTTGCGGATGATTTCATTGGAGGGTGGGGAGTTAGCACGGCGACAGGTTCCCAAGTCTGAACTGGTGTATCCTGAGCAAGAAGAAAGCGATCGCGTGCAAACAGTCATCAAACGTTTTTCTGAAGCTCGTTTAATCATTGAAGGCTCCAATCCTCAAGGTGAACCTTATGTAGAACCAGCCCATGATGCTTTGGTGCAGGGGTGGGATAAGTTACTAACGTGGAAAAAAGAAGAAGAGGAAAATTTAATTTTGCAGCGGCGGCTAACACCTGCGGCTGAAGAATGGAACAATATCAAAGAGCAGGAAAAGCAACCTAATTCTTTAGTGAAAACATGGGAAAAAGCAGAATCTTTGGCAATTGGAAAAATACAGACTTGGCGACGTAATTGGCAGCGCAGAAAGCAAGAAGAAACTAATATTTCTAGAGGTTCAAGTGTAAAATCAATCGCTTATCTTTGGGATGATGACCCTCGGATCGATCAGTTAAATCAAGTCCTTGATGCCGATGATCGAACAAATAGAGTCCAAAGGCTACACAATGCGGAAGAAGACCATCAATCTCAATATCTAAAAGCAGTTGCCTTTAGTCCTGACGGAAAATACATTGCTGCTGTTAAAAGTACTGAGATTATGCTTTGGGACATCAATGGTAACAAACTTAATTTTCAACAACAGGAAATACCCTCTGATGGTATACAAAATATAAGTTTCTGCTCAGTTGTATTTAGCCACGATAGCAAAAGCATCTATACAGGAGAATGTCAAGGAGACGGCAATTTTCCGATGCCTTCATATAAAGTAGAGGTCTGGCGTACTGAAGAGAAGAATAAATCTCTAATTCAAGAAGAACCAGAACAAAACTTTATATCTCAACAGGGTCAACAATTTTTGTCTCTTGCTGCGTCTGCTGATGGAATGATTGCTAGTGGTAGCACAGACGGCACTATACATCTGTCCCATTCACCAGCAGAAGTTTCACCCATTCTTCGAGGACATACAGATTGGGTCAACTCTATTGCTTTTAGTCCCAAGCAGAAACAACTTGTTAGTGCCAGCAACGATGGCACGATTCGTCTTTGGGATTTAAGCGATTACTTTAGTAGTGCCAAAGTTAAATATGAGGTGGATTACATTTGGGATAATGTCCATGCTGTAGCTTTTAACCCAAATAATAATGAATTTGCTATTGCTCGTAAGAATTCTGTAATGGTATTCAACAAAGAAGGTAATCATGTCGAGCATACCTTTGACCATCTAGAGACGGTCAATTCTATTGCTTATAGCCCCGATGGTAAGACCATTGTCAGTGGCGCTGATGACAAAACTTTACGTTTGTGGGACTTGGAAGGTAACAAACCGCCAATAGTTTTCCAAGGACATGAGGATAAAGTTACTTCTGTTGCTTTCAGTCCAGATGGTAAGAAGATTGTCAGTGGCAGCAAAGATAACACATTGCGTTTATGGAACTTGCAAGGCAATCAACAGCAAGTTTTTCAAGGGCATCAGGAGAATACTGACGAATTTGGAAATAAGGGAGGCGTTAACTCTGTTGCTTTTAGCCCAGATGGTAAAACCATTGTCAGTGGCGCTGATGACAAAACTTTACGTCTGTGGGACTTGGAAGGTAACAAACCGCCGATAGTTTTCCGAGGACATGAGGATAAAGTTACTTCTGTTGCTTTCAGTCCAGATAGTAAGAAGATTGTCAGTGGCAGTGCTGATAAAACCCTGCGTTTTTGGGATTTGAAGGGCAGACTTGTAAGTCCCCAAGTTATTAAGGGACATACTGAGGTTATAAGGTCTGTAGCATTTAGCCCCGATGGAAAAATGATTATTAGTGCTGGTGCAGATAATATGTTGAAATTTTGGAACTTGGATGGTTCACCAGCATTTGTACCCTTCGAGGACTCAGAGGCTACGGGTAGATATCTAAGCGCATTTGCTATTAGCCCTGATAGTAAGACAATCCTGAGTAGCATGGGGGGTACTCAATATTTTTCAAGCAGTTTGCGTATGATACAGAATAAGGATAATTGGGAAAAATGGCTTGAATTAGCATGTAACCGTTTGCATAATCATCCTGTGCTGCTAAACCCTCAAACTGATGCAGAGAAAGGAGCTAAGGCTACCTGTGAGGCAAATGTCTGGAATCGAAAATGA